The following coding sequences lie in one Hippoglossus hippoglossus isolate fHipHip1 chromosome 14, fHipHip1.pri, whole genome shotgun sequence genomic window:
- the fam53c gene encoding protein FAM53C: MPESSYWQLCPPSKSGLQGGLLSSSFPPGPVPLVPPDAHLQEGGDPLDRTASQPPQHRPLAPSTSASELSLPGAAPAAPPPAPGLPPPPPPPPKRHCRSLSVPEDLSRCRYTWRPSASRVWTPVSRQQCHGGAGGGVTGGGAGVGGGVIGAGAAGGGVCPLRAPSSSLNSSLHSSSSPTFFSLALSPDSPLPWSFPWDASEAAAGGGACCCFFPSPSSCSSSPSPLHPPPPPQRRFSLSPVLIRDSAASTFLPPLPVPSQAAPPPPGGPTPVGAAVGGPVPASPSSACSTPSSLRRSLPPQLPRCHSQPCDLLLLKPGLKRRRDPDRPCARPVLDFTKMTQTRSIDPQCLERGGGRLACGGDVCMGMESFMGDFRRSCSPAECLGRTSIGPLSESDEECREDDDDDEGEEEADEREAAQQAVFERDCTELDLNLIEEN, from the exons ATGCCTG AGAGCAGCTACTGGCAGCTCTGCCCTCCCTCTAAGTCCGGCCTGCAGGGGGGGTTGCTGAGCTCTAGTTTCCCGCCTGGCCCTGTGCCGTTGGTGCCGCCCGATGCTCACCTGCAGGAGGGGGGCGACCCCCTGGACAGGACCGCCTCTCAGCCTCCGCAGCACCGGCCTCTGGCCCCCAGCACCTCAGCGTCAGAGCTGTCCCTCCCCGGAGCGGCACCGGCAGCACCACCTCCTGCGCCCggcctccctccccctcctcccccgccCCCCAAACGCCACTGCCGTTCACTGTCGGTGCCCGAGGACCTGTCCCGCTGCCGTTACACCTGGCGACCCAGCGCGTCACGGGTCTGGACCCCCGTCAGTCGCCAGCAATGCCACGGTGGAGCTGGGGGAGGGGTTACAGGTGGGGGGGCAGGGGTGGGAGGAGGGGTTATAGGGGCAGGTGCAGCTGGGGGCGGAGTATGTCCTCTCCGTgctcccagctcctctctgaaCTCGTCGCTGCACTCCTCGTCCAGCCCCACCTTCTTCAGCCTGGCGCTGTCTCCGGACTCGCCGCTGCCCTGGAGCTTCCCCTGGGATGCTAGTGAGGCAGCGGCAGGGGGCGgagcctgctgctgcttctttccctccccctcctcctgctcctcctcaccctctcccctccacccgcctccccctcctcagaggcgtttctctctctcccccgtgCTCATCAGAGACTCTGCAGCCTCCACCTTCCTGCCTCCACTTCCCGTGCCGAGCCAGGCGGCGCCGCCTCCGCCAGGTGGCCCCACGCCTGTCGGGGCGGCTGTGGGGGGCCCAGTGCCCGCATCGCCATCCTCAGCCTGCAGCACGCCGTCGTCTCTGCGACGTAGCCTGCCACCACAGCTACCGCGCTGCCACTCGCAGCCATgcgacctgctgctgctcaaaccAGGTTTGAAGAGACGGCGAGACCCCGACAGACCGTGCGCCCGACCCGTCCTCGACTTCACCAAGATGACTCAG ACCCGCAGCATCGACCCGCAGTGTCTGGAGCGTGGCGGCGGCAGGCTGGCCTGCGGCGGGGACGTCTGCATGGGCATGGAGTCCTTCATGGGCGACTTCCGGCGCTCCTGCTCTCCAGCCGAGTGCCTGGGCAGGACCAGCATCGGGCCCCTGAGCGAGAGCGATGAGGAGTGCCGCGAggacgacgatgacgacgagggggaggaggaagcgGACGAGCGCGAAGCGGCGCAGCAGGCGGTGTTTGAGAGGGATTGTACAGAACTCGACTTGAACTTAATAGAAGAAAACTGA